A genomic segment from Glycine max cultivar Williams 82 chromosome 1, Glycine_max_v4.0, whole genome shotgun sequence encodes:
- the BZIP35 gene encoding bZIP transcription factor bZIP35 yields MVPSEIRGVHYLAPENPFLVPPNFSLLQSDIPNLHLNTLLSNFPNCHFPPSGHEFVVPPSSCLSSNSTSDEADEIQFNIIDERKHRRMISNRESARRSRMRKQKHLDELWSQVVRLRTENHNLIDKLNHVSESHDRVLQENARLKEEASALRQMLADMQIGTAFACTMEDLEDLPCNTSQLKPDPLNQSITPADMIHE; encoded by the coding sequence ATGGTTCCTAGTGAGATCAGAGGAGTCCACTATCTAGCACCTGAAAATCCATTCCTAGTTCCACCAAACTTTAGCCTTCTGCAAAGTGACATCCCTAATCTCCATCTTAACACCCTCCTAAGCAACTTTCCAAACTGCCACTTCCCTCCTTCAGGCCATGAATTTGTTGTTCCTCCCTCTTCATGCCTCAGCAGCAACTCAACCTCTGATGAAGCTGATGAAATCCAGTTCAACATCATCGACGAAAGGAAGCACCGGAGAATGATATCGAACCGAGAATCCGCTCGCAGGTCAAGGATGAGGAAGCAGAAGCACCTGGATGAGCTGTGGTCACAGGTTGTTAGGCTCAGAACTGAGAACCACAACCTTATTGACAAACTCAACCATGTGTCTGAATCCCATGACAGAGTCCTCCAAGAGAATGCACGCCTCAAGGAAGAAGCTTCCGCTCTTCGCCAAATGCTAGCAGACATGCAAATTGGAACCGCTTTTGCTTGCACCATGGAAGATTTGGAGGACCTTCCATGCAACACTTCTCAACTCAAACCTGATCCCTTAAACCAATCAATCACTCCTGCAGACATGATTCATGAATGA
- the LOC102661372 gene encoding phytosulfokines 1: protein MARCITILFFVIYVLLFTVVGGRSLFMINTNISPDSVPHRPVSSSHVTTAPLEKTRFNDDGGACKGLDRTECVAKTTMVAHTDYVYTQDINNGP from the exons ATGGCAAGGTGCATCACAATATTATTCTTCGTTATTTATGTTCTTCTCTTCACAGTTGTTGGTGGCAGGTCCTTGTTCATGATCAACACCAATATTAGTCCAGATTCTGTTCCGCACAGACCAGTTTCTTCTTCCCATGTAACAACAGCACCACTT GAAAAGACACGATTCAATGATGATGGTGGTGCTTGCAAGGGGCTAGACAGGACTGAGTGTGTGGCTAAAACAACAATGGTTGCTCATACGGATTATGTCTACACACAAGACATCAATAATGGGCCTTGA